From the genome of Scytonema hofmannii PCC 7110, one region includes:
- a CDS encoding flavin monoamine oxidase family protein produces MSSINQPWTTVESILKAIDNVDNGKERQKIGILGAGIAGVAAAYELKKRGHQVEILEGSDRVGGRVWTHHFDNGQYGEYGAMRIPGKHDYTRHYIKETNLELGRFITSNPKGFYDVRDTITRIFEAIDNLYPQYKNLRPSDLALASEIGENGYPKGVGAILDNLLTPIVEDLSQEDKLALYSGQLTDKLKKLDAKTLRHFLHEERPEPDGAMELIGSLTSLENLWQGSLLDELRSTIAGHSSGLQEIIGGMDRLPNCLADKQINTRGTVREDIQFRTEVRGITTQENEVELTAGEQPLQRHYDYVLCTIPFSVLRRLELNGFSSEKMLAIRNITYASSTKVLLYCQERFWEDEKYDIVGGASISDRISRQTYYPSNHVEDYRKPWPEQEEGREFQPVSLHAAYSDAFCKRDEGTSAKQPGVLLGSYTWGMNARRLGVLSQKERAQTVINSISKFHEEITKPGQVIGNASMFWDQNKWSTGAFTHFDSSDIDWYYQAGLKPEGRLHFAGEHLSPAPGWIQGALISSLRAVLEMVKSFPTAY; encoded by the coding sequence GTAAGGAGCGCCAAAAGATTGGGATTCTTGGAGCTGGAATAGCTGGTGTAGCAGCAGCTTATGAATTAAAGAAGCGGGGTCACCAAGTGGAAATTTTGGAAGGCTCAGATCGAGTTGGAGGTCGAGTCTGGACACACCACTTCGATAACGGTCAATACGGCGAATATGGTGCTATGCGTATCCCAGGCAAGCACGACTATACCCGCCATTACATTAAAGAAACGAACCTTGAACTAGGTCGCTTCATCACTTCCAATCCTAAGGGTTTCTATGATGTTCGGGACACTATCACCCGCATCTTTGAAGCGATCGACAATCTCTATCCTCAATACAAAAACCTCCGTCCAAGCGACCTAGCGCTAGCCAGTGAAATCGGTGAAAATGGCTACCCAAAGGGAGTAGGTGCCATTTTAGATAATCTTCTTACCCCGATTGTGGAAGACCTTTCGCAGGAGGATAAGCTAGCCCTTTACAGTGGTCAACTGACTGACAAGCTAAAAAAACTTGATGCCAAAACTTTGCGCCACTTTCTCCATGAGGAGCGTCCTGAGCCTGACGGAGCGATGGAGCTGATTGGCTCTCTTACTTCCTTAGAAAATTTGTGGCAAGGCAGTCTCCTTGACGAGCTTCGATCGACGATTGCGGGTCACAGCAGCGGCTTGCAAGAGATTATCGGTGGCATGGATAGACTCCCCAATTGCCTCGCTGACAAGCAAATAAATACGAGGGGAACTGTTCGGGAGGATATCCAGTTTAGAACTGAAGTACGGGGCATCACCACCCAAGAAAACGAGGTGGAACTCACAGCAGGTGAACAGCCGCTCCAGAGACACTACGACTACGTCCTTTGCACGATTCCCTTCTCAGTTCTCCGCCGTCTGGAGTTGAATGGCTTTAGCTCCGAAAAAATGCTCGCTATCCGCAACATTACTTATGCGTCCTCCACCAAGGTGCTGCTGTACTGCCAAGAACGATTCTGGGAGGACGAAAAGTACGACATTGTTGGCGGTGCGTCTATCTCCGACCGCATTAGCCGCCAGACCTACTATCCCTCTAACCACGTCGAGGACTACCGCAAACCATGGCCGGAGCAAGAGGAGGGTCGAGAATTTCAACCCGTGTCTCTACATGCAGCTTACTCTGATGCATTCTGCAAGCGAGACGAGGGGACTTCTGCCAAACAACCGGGGGTACTTTTGGGCAGCTATACCTGGGGCATGAACGCGCGTCGGCTGGGTGTGTTGAGTCAGAAAGAGCGGGCTCAGACGGTCATAAATTCTATCAGCAAATTCCATGAGGAAATTACTAAACCAGGGCAAGTCATAGGTAACGCCTCCATGTTCTGGGATCAGAACAAGTGGAGTACTGGAGCCTTTACCCATTTCGATTCCTCAGATATTGATTGGTACTATCAAGCTGGACTCAAACCTGAGGGGCGGCTACACTTCGCGGGAGAACATCTGTCGCCTGCTCCAGGCTGGATTCAAGGAGCCTTAATATCCTCTCTGAGGGCTGTCCTAGAAATGGTCAAAAGTTTTCCAACTGCCTACTGA
- a CDS encoding amidohydrolase family protein, producing the protein MMLNGYSIIDADSHVIEPPSMWAEYLEPEFKQFAPSAEMKIQGEDIVKKVSRQVRDKANKQMMEAHPNAYFQGYNVKSHLQEMVQMGIDLAFLYPTYGLWLWAIDTMQPEVAGAFTRAYNNWLKDFCSYDPDKLKGVGAINLHAPESMVYELHRIVDFGWKAVFLRPNPVKGRLLSDSAYEPFWTECERLGIAVGIHEGTHSRLPTTGTERFNTRFATHACSHPMEQMMALLALIEGGVLEHHPKLKVAFLESGCGWLSYWLWRLDEEYENLHWEDKIHDHVKIKPSEYFRRQCFIAIEPSEPYLAQVIEYIGTDNLIFGSDYPHMDHKPNIVAEMVKLEEKLSKETVQKILWDNPRRFYNLS; encoded by the coding sequence ATGATGCTAAATGGATATTCGATTATTGATGCGGATTCCCACGTTATTGAACCTCCCAGTATGTGGGCTGAGTATCTCGAACCAGAATTTAAACAGTTTGCCCCTTCAGCAGAAATGAAAATTCAAGGGGAAGACATTGTAAAAAAAGTCTCTAGGCAAGTTCGAGATAAGGCGAATAAGCAGATGATGGAAGCTCACCCCAATGCTTATTTCCAAGGCTACAATGTCAAGTCTCATCTTCAAGAAATGGTGCAGATGGGGATCGATCTGGCATTCCTTTATCCAACTTATGGATTGTGGCTTTGGGCGATCGATACTATGCAACCGGAAGTTGCTGGCGCTTTTACCCGCGCCTATAACAATTGGTTAAAAGACTTTTGCAGCTACGATCCAGATAAGTTGAAGGGGGTAGGAGCAATTAATCTGCACGCGCCAGAGTCAATGGTGTATGAATTGCATAGAATTGTCGATTTTGGCTGGAAAGCGGTGTTTTTACGCCCTAACCCCGTCAAAGGAAGACTATTGAGTGACTCTGCTTACGAGCCATTTTGGACAGAATGCGAGCGACTAGGTATAGCAGTAGGCATTCATGAAGGGACTCACAGTCGTTTGCCAACTACAGGTACAGAAAGGTTTAACACTCGTTTTGCTACCCACGCTTGCTCTCATCCGATGGAACAGATGATGGCTTTATTAGCGTTGATTGAAGGAGGGGTATTAGAACATCATCCAAAACTTAAAGTGGCTTTTCTGGAGTCCGGTTGTGGCTGGCTTTCCTATTGGCTGTGGCGACTAGATGAAGAATACGAAAATTTACATTGGGAGGATAAAATTCATGATCATGTCAAAATCAAGCCATCAGAGTATTTTCGTCGCCAGTGTTTTATTGCCATTGAGCCTTCAGAACCTTATTTGGCTCAGGTGATTGAATACATTGGCACGGACAACTTAATTTTTGGTTCGGACTATCCCCATATGGATCATAAGCCGAACATCGTTGCAGAAATGGTAAAGCTTGAGGAAAAATTATCGAAAGAAACTGTGCAAAAGATTCTTTGGGATAATCCTCGCCGCTTTTACAATTTGTCTTGA